One region of Miscanthus floridulus cultivar M001 chromosome 19, ASM1932011v1, whole genome shotgun sequence genomic DNA includes:
- the LOC136527529 gene encoding uncharacterized protein, which yields MALASGTSRPLLGRPAGTARPHHAVSSSSPASSIRFPRGAGAGGGRAAVSLRAPAPPAAAAAATSGSIAPAISLTEKALKHLNKMRAERNEDLCLRIGVKQGGCSGMSYTMEFESQANASPDDSVVEYDGFAIVCDPKCLLFMFGMELDYSDALIGGGFSFQNPNATKTCGCGKSFATGKETEAAATACNN from the exons ATGGCGCTCGCCTCCGGCACGTCCCGCCCCCTCCTGGGTCGCCCCGCCGGCACCGCGCGGCCCCACCACGCCGTCTCCTCATCCTCCCCCGCCTCCTCGATCCGCTTCCCCCGCGGCGcgggcgccggcggcggcagGGCGGCCGTCTCCCTCCGCGCCCCCGCGCCTCCAG cggcagcggcagcagcaacATCTGGTAGCATTGCTCCAGCAATTTCATTGACTGAAAAGGCCTTGAAACATCTGAACAAAATGAGGGCTGAACGGAACGAAGATTTGTGCTTGAGAATTGGAGTGAAACAGGGTGGATGCTCAGGCATGTCTTACACCATGGAGTTTGAAAGTCAAGCGAATGCCAGCCCTGATGATTCTGTTGTAGAGTATGATGGTTTTGCAATAG TCTGTGACCCAAAATGCCTTCTTTTCATGTTTGGAATGGAGCTGGACTACAGTGACGCGCTCATTGGTGGCGGTTTCTCTTTCCAGAATCCAAACGCAACAAAAACCTGTGGGTGCGGCAAATCTTTCGCGACTGGGAAAGAAACCGAGGCCGCAGCAACCGCTTGCAACAACTAG